Within the Corallococcus silvisoli genome, the region CCTTTCCGTATCATCGCGCTGGCCTCTGTCCTGGTGTTGCTGGGCCTGGGAGGCGTCTGGTGGAACCACTCCGGGGTGGCCGCCGCGGCCGCGGGAGGCGGCTCGACGGCCACGGGTGTCCCGTCGCCAGCGCCACCTGTTTCCGTCGCGGGAGCACCGTCGGGAAAGGACCCGACCGGGGCGCGGGCCTGGGTGGCGGGGATGCTCTACCGCTATGCCGCGAGCGCGGACCTGAAGGTCTCTTTTGGAAGGTCCCCGGGACAGGGCAAGGACGCGACCCATCCCGCCGGCATGCATTTCTCCCTCCGGGGTGAGTGGGAGGTCGGCGTCGTCTCCGTCAACGCCGAGGCCATCAAGCTCCGCGTGCACCTGAAGCCGAGCGTGTTCGAGTTGAGCGTCGAGGAGCAGAGCGCGATCGCGCCCGATGCGCGTCAGGCGATGATGGCCATCCTCGCGATGCCCTTCTTCGTGACGCTCGACAAGGCGGGGGCGGTGACGCTGACGCACTTCGAGCAGGGCGTGGACGAGCTGGCGCGCGGGCTGCTCCGGACCCTGGTGGCGTCATCCCAGTTCGTGGTGCGCGGGGTCCCTCCGGCCACCTGGCAGTCCGAGGAGTACGACACCTCCGGTCGCTACCTGGCGGACTATCAGCGCCTGCCCGCGAACCGCTTCGAGAAGCGCAAGAAGACCTATGGCGCGGTGGCGACGCCGCAGGGGCTCCTCCCGGTGGGGTCGGACCTGCGCTTGAGCGTCGGCGGCGTCACGAACATCGAGCTGGGCGAGGACCTGTGGCCGCAGTCACTGAACGGCCGGGAGCGGCTGACGGTGGACTCGGGCGAGGGCGTCCCCACGGTGACCAACGAGCTCGAGCTGAGCCTGCGCCTGCTCGAGCGGCGGATGGACCCTTCGCTGAGCAACGCGTTCGCGGCGCGCGAGCCCTTCCTGAGCACCGCCATGCTCGCCAGCTTCCAGGGGCAGGCGACGGATCCGCTCGCCCACCATCGACAGGTGCTGGGGAACCGGAGCCTCGACGACATCCTCAAGGAGCTGAGGGCGCTGCCCGAGGACGAGAAGGCCCGGGACGACGCGCGGACGCGGGCCCTGGAGCAGCTCCGGGCGCTCTTCATGCTCCGCCCCGCCGAGGCCCTCAAGGTCCCCGACCTGCTGCGCTCGGGGCTCACGCCCCTGGCCGCCAGTCCCCTGCTGGGGGCGCTCTCCGCGGCCAGCACGCCGGAGGCCATCCGCTCCCTCGTGGTCGCGTCTGGAGACACCGCGCTGGAGTCGGATGTCCGCATGGACGCGGTCTCCGCGCTGGGCTCGGCGGGTGAGCCCAACCGGGAGGGCGTGGATGCGCTGCGAACGCTGGCCCAGGATCCGGATCCGAAGCTGCGGGGCACGGCGACGCTGGCGTTCGGCAATGCCGCGTACCAGATGGGCGACACCGACGCGCGGGGCTCCGATGCCCTGGTCGAGGAGCTGAAGAACAACTACCGCGGCGCGCGCTCGCCGGAGCAGCAGTCCCTGATCCTGCGGTCCCTGGGCAACACCCGGGCGCCGAGCGCGCTGCAGACCCTCACCGATGCGCTGCGCTCGGAGTCTCCGCAGGTCCGGGAGTCGGCGCTGGTGGCCTTGCGCGCGATCCCCGGCCCCGAGGCGGACCGTCTCCTGGCGGAGCGACTCTTGTCAGACACCGTGTCGGAGGTGCGCAGGAGCGCTGTCTTCTCCTGCGGATTCCGTCCACTGGCCCCCCTGCTTCCAGCGCTGGGACAGGCCTTGCGCAAGGACTCCTCGGATGGCGTCCGCGCGGACATCGTCCAACTCCTCGGCCAGGTCCGCGGCTCCGTGCCAGACGCCATGGCATTGCTGCGCTGGGCCAGCCAGAACGAGCGCCATCCCGAGATCCGCCGGATGGCCACGGTCTTCGTCGACACGCCCACGGGCGCCGTCCCTTCACAGCCGGGCTCCGACCTCATTCGCTGACGAGGACCTGACGCGACCGCTTCTCCTGGCGATTCCCAGCAATGGCAACACGCCTGGATTGCCATCAACCGACCGATGTCTGCGTTTTCACGGAGAGTAAAACCCGCTGGCTTCACCCAAGG harbors:
- a CDS encoding HEAT repeat domain-containing protein: MRRKPFRIIALASVLVLLGLGGVWWNHSGVAAAAAGGGSTATGVPSPAPPVSVAGAPSGKDPTGARAWVAGMLYRYAASADLKVSFGRSPGQGKDATHPAGMHFSLRGEWEVGVVSVNAEAIKLRVHLKPSVFELSVEEQSAIAPDARQAMMAILAMPFFVTLDKAGAVTLTHFEQGVDELARGLLRTLVASSQFVVRGVPPATWQSEEYDTSGRYLADYQRLPANRFEKRKKTYGAVATPQGLLPVGSDLRLSVGGVTNIELGEDLWPQSLNGRERLTVDSGEGVPTVTNELELSLRLLERRMDPSLSNAFAAREPFLSTAMLASFQGQATDPLAHHRQVLGNRSLDDILKELRALPEDEKARDDARTRALEQLRALFMLRPAEALKVPDLLRSGLTPLAASPLLGALSAASTPEAIRSLVVASGDTALESDVRMDAVSALGSAGEPNREGVDALRTLAQDPDPKLRGTATLAFGNAAYQMGDTDARGSDALVEELKNNYRGARSPEQQSLILRSLGNTRAPSALQTLTDALRSESPQVRESALVALRAIPGPEADRLLAERLLSDTVSEVRRSAVFSCGFRPLAPLLPALGQALRKDSSDGVRADIVQLLGQVRGSVPDAMALLRWASQNERHPEIRRMATVFVDTPTGAVPSQPGSDLIR